One window of Sulfurospirillum sp. 1612 genomic DNA carries:
- a CDS encoding 2-hydroxyacid dehydrogenase, translated as MKPIVAFVHSPREKDTAIWLSTLQSAMPSIMIRDIQDLSEEQRYQVKVAIVTSPNAKDFATLPNLKWIQSLWAGVERLLKIVPDETIALVRLIDPQLAQTMAEAVLAWTLYLHRDMHKYAQQQAKKEWIRHDLVSATNQTVGILGMGYLGLKAAKRLQENGFNVIGWKRHKRVTDLGIQTLSGEEGLSQITARSDIIVVLLPLTDQTRGLLNRNFFNMLKSGASLINFARGAIVEEQALIQALETRRLKHAILDVFLKEPLPKDHPLWTNPHVTILPHISGVTNKQTASQVAANNIKAYFESNIIPQSVSRQTGY; from the coding sequence ATGAAACCGATTGTTGCATTTGTTCACAGCCCTAGAGAAAAAGATACGGCTATATGGCTTTCAACCTTACAATCTGCCATGCCTTCTATCATGATAAGGGACATCCAAGATCTCTCAGAAGAACAACGATACCAAGTCAAAGTCGCCATCGTAACCAGCCCTAATGCGAAGGATTTTGCGACATTGCCCAATTTAAAATGGATCCAAAGTTTATGGGCAGGGGTGGAGCGGTTATTGAAAATAGTGCCAGATGAGACGATTGCTTTGGTGCGTCTTATCGATCCCCAACTCGCACAGACGATGGCAGAGGCGGTGCTTGCTTGGACCCTTTATCTCCATCGTGATATGCACAAGTATGCACAACAACAAGCTAAGAAAGAGTGGATACGTCATGATCTAGTAAGCGCAACCAATCAGACGGTGGGCATTTTAGGTATGGGGTATTTGGGTTTGAAGGCGGCCAAACGATTGCAAGAGAATGGTTTTAATGTCATAGGTTGGAAGCGCCATAAGCGTGTCACAGATTTAGGTATCCAAACTCTAAGCGGGGAGGAGGGTTTGTCCCAGATAACAGCGCGCTCCGACATCATCGTAGTGCTTTTGCCTTTGACGGATCAAACACGTGGATTGCTGAATCGGAATTTTTTTAACATGCTCAAAAGTGGTGCTTCACTGATTAATTTTGCACGAGGTGCCATCGTGGAGGAGCAAGCTTTGATTCAAGCCCTCGAGACACGCCGACTCAAACACGCCATTTTGGATGTTTTTCTAAAAGAACCACTGCCAAAGGATCATCCCCTTTGGACAAATCCCCATGTGACGATTTTACCACATATCTCAGGAGTAACCAACAAGCAAACGGCCTCACAAGTCGCAGCCAACAATATCAAAGCCTATTTTGAATCCAATATTATACCCCAAAGCGTTTCGAGGCAAACGGGTTATTAG
- a CDS encoding transglutaminase family protein: MKRYKIIHRTYYNYSTQVSLGEHHLLLRPKEDHELRIESFHLKSTPSAKILWYRDVEDNSVAIASFSEPTQHLLIESEVMIQQYNESPLDFIVADYAITFPFQYLDDDRFLLAPYMLLPDSSTQHLLDTLLATIYTQQEPIQTYTLLQRLSHHIYRRFTYKSREEPGVQSVAQTLQLGSGSCRDFALVFMEAARCLGLAARFVSGYLYAPLMSAQVGSTHAWAEVYLPGGGWKGFDPTIGDIAGEDHIRVAVSRLPQAVPPIAGSFSGNATSTLDVGVWVTLC, from the coding sequence ATGAAACGCTATAAAATCATCCACCGAACCTATTACAACTATTCTACTCAAGTATCTTTGGGAGAGCACCATCTACTCTTGCGCCCCAAAGAGGATCATGAACTGCGTATCGAATCGTTTCACCTTAAAAGCACCCCAAGTGCCAAAATACTCTGGTACCGCGATGTTGAGGATAACTCTGTGGCCATTGCCAGCTTTAGTGAGCCCACACAACATCTCTTGATTGAGAGTGAAGTGATGATTCAACAATACAATGAATCACCATTGGATTTCATCGTCGCAGATTATGCCATTACCTTCCCGTTTCAATATCTTGATGATGATAGATTTTTATTAGCGCCATATATGTTATTGCCCGATTCTTCAACACAACACCTTTTAGATACGCTACTGGCTACTATTTATACACAGCAAGAGCCCATCCAAACTTATACCCTGCTCCAACGTCTCAGTCACCATATCTACCGCCGTTTTACTTACAAAAGTCGTGAAGAACCCGGAGTACAAAGTGTCGCGCAAACATTGCAATTGGGCTCAGGGTCATGCCGTGATTTTGCGCTGGTTTTTATGGAAGCGGCGCGATGTTTGGGACTGGCCGCTCGTTTTGTCAGTGGCTATTTATATGCTCCCTTGATGTCTGCTCAAGTGGGCTCAACCCATGCTTGGGCTGAAGTATATCTACCCGGAGGAGGATGGAAAGGATTTGATCCGACAATCGGGGATATCGCAGGAGAAGATCACATACGCGTGGCCGTCTCGCGCCTCCCACAAGCAGTCCCACCCATCGCAGGCTCTTTTAGCGGTAACGCCACCTCAACCCTTGATGTAGGGGTCTGGGTCACGTTGTGCTAA
- a CDS encoding NAD(P)H-dependent oxidoreductase, translating into MEKKFLDAMMFRHACKAFDATRKISEKDFNDILEMGRLSPSSFGFEPWKFVIIQNSALREKMKAFTWGAQGQLPTASHFMVILARKAPGVKYDSSYIQHMLHDVKQMPEEVVGMINQFYEKFQKEDFKLLESDRTLFDWASKQTYLALANMMTGAATKGIDSCPIEGFDVAKTEEFLKNELGIDTDAFGASVMVAFGYRKSEPREKSRQDIKDITAWYR; encoded by the coding sequence ATGGAAAAGAAATTTTTAGATGCGATGATGTTCCGACATGCATGCAAGGCATTTGATGCAACACGAAAAATTAGTGAGAAGGATTTTAACGATATTTTAGAGATGGGTAGATTGAGTCCGAGTTCCTTTGGTTTTGAACCCTGGAAATTTGTCATCATTCAAAACAGCGCTCTGAGAGAAAAGATGAAAGCTTTCACCTGGGGTGCCCAGGGGCAACTTCCTACAGCGAGTCATTTCATGGTGATTCTGGCAAGAAAAGCACCTGGTGTCAAATACGATAGTAGCTACATACAACATATGTTGCATGATGTTAAACAAATGCCAGAAGAGGTGGTCGGTATGATCAATCAATTTTATGAAAAGTTTCAGAAAGAGGATTTTAAACTCTTAGAGAGTGATCGAACTTTGTTTGATTGGGCTTCAAAGCAAACCTATTTGGCCTTAGCCAATATGATGACTGGAGCGGCTACGAAGGGCATCGACTCTTGCCCCATAGAGGGATTTGATGTGGCGAAGACAGAGGAATTTTTGAAAAATGAGTTAGGCATTGATACTGACGCCTTTGGCGCATCGGTGATGGTGGCATTTGGGTATAGGAAGAGTGAACCCCGAGAGAAATCACGACAAGATATCAAAGACATTACCGCCTGGTATCGCTAA
- a CDS encoding winged helix-turn-helix transcriptional regulator, whose amino-acid sequence MSNTIIYRDKEYPCEFGFTLDLISGKWKGLILWYLQDGTLRYGALRKKLGNITQKMLTQTLRELERDKLISRKVYPIVPPKVEYTLTERGLKLIPIFKQLIQWGHEVGTIEGVIVD is encoded by the coding sequence GTGTCAAACACCATCATTTATAGAGACAAAGAATACCCGTGTGAATTTGGATTTACTCTAGATCTCATCAGTGGAAAATGGAAAGGTTTAATATTGTGGTACCTCCAAGATGGAACATTGCGTTATGGAGCATTACGGAAAAAACTAGGAAATATCACACAAAAAATGCTCACCCAAACACTCAGAGAACTCGAGAGAGACAAACTCATCAGCAGAAAAGTCTATCCAATCGTACCGCCAAAAGTTGAATACACGCTGACAGAGCGAGGTCTGAAACTCATCCCTATATTTAAACAGCTTATCCAATGGGGACATGAAGTGGGCACGATTGAGGGCGTCATTGTCGATTAA
- a CDS encoding 7-carboxy-7-deazaguanine synthase QueE, giving the protein MLKVVEIFYSIQGEGTYSGVPSIFIRLHGCNLACSFCDDALHKGDYKSYRYEEVLNAIQDYPAKRVIITGGEPSITDLNAFIKFLQAKDYYVCVETNGFKLDHIKAADWITYSPKDWDALLTQGYNEIKFIVSREDDTQKITNFKSDGPIYIQPLNFFDKPDMENLDFCIELAKAHPQLKLSIQMHKFLGVR; this is encoded by the coding sequence GTGCTTAAAGTTGTTGAAATATTTTATTCGATTCAAGGAGAGGGCACCTATAGTGGGGTTCCTAGCATCTTCATAAGACTTCACGGATGCAATCTTGCTTGTTCATTTTGTGATGACGCACTTCATAAAGGAGATTATAAATCCTACCGTTATGAGGAAGTTTTGAACGCGATTCAAGACTACCCTGCCAAGAGAGTGATTATCACAGGAGGAGAGCCGAGTATCACCGATCTGAATGCTTTTATCAAATTTTTGCAAGCCAAAGATTATTATGTCTGTGTTGAAACCAATGGCTTTAAACTCGACCATATCAAAGCGGCCGATTGGATTACCTACAGTCCCAAAGATTGGGATGCGCTTTTAACACAAGGATACAATGAGATTAAATTCATCGTCTCACGCGAGGATGATACCCAAAAAATCACAAATTTTAAAAGTGATGGGCCCATTTACATCCAACCGCTGAATTTTTTTGATAAACCCGATATGGAAAATCTGGACTTTTGCATCGAACTAGCCAAAGCCCATCCACAGCTCAAACTCAGCATCCAAATGCACAAATTTTTAGGAGTGAGATAA
- the queC gene encoding 7-cyano-7-deazaguanine synthase QueC, whose protein sequence is MTKALIIFSGGQDSTTCLGWAKERFDVVETITFDYGQKHKVEIQQADKIAHLMGVKNTLLSINAFTELNDSALINSDLDISSQHQHKKNLPASFVPNRNAIFFTLAHAFAQKQGIDNLVTGINQTDYSGYPDCRENFVKALELALNLGSEATIKFHYPLMHLSKGETFALAQQEGILDLVVNESHTCYNGDHDHFHDWGYGCGTCPACILRKKGWEEFTAR, encoded by the coding sequence ATGACCAAAGCGTTGATTATTTTTAGTGGCGGACAAGACAGTACAACATGCCTCGGTTGGGCAAAAGAGCGCTTTGATGTGGTAGAGACCATTACCTTTGATTACGGTCAAAAACACAAAGTAGAGATACAACAAGCTGATAAAATCGCACACTTGATGGGGGTAAAAAACACGCTTTTGAGCATCAATGCCTTCACAGAACTCAATGATTCAGCCTTGATCAACTCTGATCTTGATATCTCAAGCCAACACCAACATAAGAAAAATTTGCCGGCTTCTTTTGTGCCAAATCGCAATGCGATTTTCTTCACACTCGCACATGCCTTTGCACAAAAACAAGGGATTGACAATCTTGTCACTGGGATTAATCAAACCGATTATTCGGGCTATCCTGATTGTCGTGAGAACTTTGTCAAAGCACTAGAATTAGCCCTCAACCTCGGCAGTGAAGCCACTATAAAATTTCACTACCCCCTCATGCATCTGAGCAAAGGGGAAACATTTGCATTGGCACAACAAGAGGGAATTTTAGACCTTGTTGTCAATGAATCGCACACCTGTTACAATGGCGATCATGATCACTTCCATGATTGGGGTTATGGTTGTGGTACCTGTCCGGCTTGTATTTTGAGAAAAAAAGGCTGGGAAGAGTTCACGGCAAGATAA
- a CDS encoding DUF302 domain-containing protein: MMWKVFILSIITAIGLSAGNLVIKKSHASVDATVAKMEQIIKQKGITLFTVIDFQAGAKSVGLQMSKAKLLIFGNPKLGTRIMQRDITAAIDLPMKVLVYQNSEGQTIIEYKDPKNLEKSYQLEDCVVLPKLSGALDKITSKAAM; the protein is encoded by the coding sequence ATGATGTGGAAAGTTTTCATCTTGAGTATTATAACAGCAATCGGATTGAGCGCTGGAAATTTGGTGATAAAAAAGAGTCACGCTTCTGTTGATGCGACGGTGGCTAAGATGGAGCAAATTATCAAGCAAAAAGGGATTACCCTCTTTACGGTTATCGATTTTCAAGCCGGTGCCAAAAGTGTGGGATTACAGATGAGCAAAGCCAAACTTTTGATATTTGGTAATCCAAAGCTTGGCACTCGAATCATGCAACGCGATATCACGGCTGCGATTGATTTACCAATGAAAGTGTTAGTGTATCAAAACAGTGAGGGTCAGACCATCATTGAGTACAAAGACCCCAAAAATTTAGAAAAATCGTATCAGTTAGAAGATTGTGTTGTCTTACCAAAACTCTCCGGTGCACTTGATAAAATCACTTCAAAAGCCGCAATGTAA
- a CDS encoding DUF692 domain-containing protein, translating to MIDIKGCGLGLRRDFLYEVQRDGFLPDFWEVTPENWMHMPHHHKEKFEEIVALRPTLAHGLSLSIGSPDPVDKKFVKAIKEFLDCYGIQYYSEHLSFSALSSNQTYELLPLPMTPKMVNHVSDKIKRVEDILQRNLILENATYYHVLEAKMSEAEFINRVMEQSKAQLLLDINNVFVNSKNHHYDAKKFLDDLDLTKVAYIHMAGHYKDDDLDLIIDSHGMPVKKKVWKLLAHTLNQINCPVMIERDNNIPPYKTLEKEYHKLEKIVQKAYHDRV from the coding sequence ATGATAGATATTAAAGGCTGTGGACTCGGACTCAGACGAGATTTTCTTTATGAGGTTCAACGTGATGGATTTTTGCCTGATTTTTGGGAAGTTACTCCTGAAAATTGGATGCACATGCCCCATCACCACAAAGAAAAATTTGAAGAAATTGTCGCGCTCAGACCCACATTAGCCCATGGCCTTTCTCTCTCTATCGGATCTCCTGATCCTGTGGATAAAAAGTTTGTCAAGGCAATCAAAGAGTTCTTAGATTGCTATGGCATCCAATACTACTCAGAGCACCTCAGTTTTAGCGCGCTCTCTTCCAATCAGACCTATGAGTTATTGCCGCTTCCTATGACCCCTAAGATGGTCAATCATGTCAGTGATAAAATCAAAAGAGTCGAGGATATTTTGCAAAGAAATCTGATTTTGGAAAATGCTACGTATTACCATGTATTAGAGGCAAAGATGTCAGAAGCTGAGTTTATTAACCGCGTGATGGAACAATCAAAAGCGCAGTTACTGCTCGATATCAATAATGTCTTTGTGAATTCCAAAAATCATCATTATGATGCCAAGAAATTTCTTGATGACCTTGACCTTACAAAGGTGGCCTACATCCATATGGCAGGACATTATAAGGATGATGACTTAGACCTCATCATTGATTCGCATGGGATGCCTGTAAAAAAGAAGGTTTGGAAGCTTTTAGCTCATACCCTAAATCAAATCAATTGCCCGGTTATGATTGAGCGGGATAATAATATTCCGCCTTATAAAACATTGGAAAAAGAGTATCACAAATTAGAAAAAATTGTCCAAAAGGCGTATCATGATAGAGTTTAA
- a CDS encoding HvfX family Cu-binding RiPP maturation protein, translating to MCIKDCYISIKQKMNHLQSISLLAARLIVAYGFWTPAWKKFGNIDAVAAWFATLGIPFPLINAYLSASTELLGVILLTLGFMTRFISIPLIVIMIVAILTVHLPNGFHAADNGFEIPLYYMIFLSLFLSFGAGKISVDHFVFKKQ from the coding sequence ATGTGTATCAAAGATTGCTATATCAGTATCAAACAGAAAATGAATCACCTCCAAAGTATCTCTTTGCTCGCGGCGCGATTGATTGTCGCTTATGGATTTTGGACACCGGCTTGGAAGAAATTTGGCAATATCGATGCGGTGGCTGCTTGGTTTGCCACATTGGGCATTCCCTTCCCTCTTATCAACGCCTATCTCTCTGCAAGTACCGAACTCTTAGGGGTTATTTTGTTGACACTCGGTTTCATGACACGGTTTATCTCTATCCCGCTGATTGTCATCATGATAGTGGCCATCCTCACCGTGCATTTGCCCAATGGCTTTCATGCTGCGGATAATGGATTTGAGATTCCACTTTATTATATGATTTTTCTCTCGCTATTTCTCTCCTTTGGCGCGGGCAAAATCAGTGTGGATCATTTTGTATTTAAAAAACAATAA
- a CDS encoding response regulator transcription factor, giving the protein MKILLLEDDYILADILFHHLKDDAHQVVHVADGEHALDEASANKFDLMILDINVPKLNGIEVLKSIRSYSKTTPIILITAYQDTKHLKNGFENGCDDYIKKPFDLEELNLRINNIKKRFSIENDDTVVINAHTYMIPSRNLLYVNEQEFQLAKKEIEILLYLSSRKKRVVSSEELMQNIWEFEDMPSDATIRVYIKNLRNIIGKDCIKTIRGSGYYFES; this is encoded by the coding sequence ATGAAAATCTTACTGCTAGAAGATGATTATATATTGGCGGATATCTTATTCCATCATCTAAAAGACGACGCCCATCAAGTCGTGCATGTCGCCGATGGTGAGCATGCGCTCGATGAGGCCAGTGCCAACAAATTTGATTTGATGATTTTAGACATCAATGTCCCAAAACTCAATGGCATTGAAGTGCTCAAAAGTATCCGCTCTTATAGTAAAACCACACCCATTATCCTCATCACCGCCTATCAAGACACCAAACATCTCAAAAATGGCTTTGAAAATGGCTGTGATGATTACATCAAAAAACCCTTTGATTTAGAAGAGTTAAACCTGCGCATCAACAATATCAAAAAACGTTTTAGTATCGAAAATGACGATACTGTGGTCATCAATGCCCATACCTATATGATTCCTTCACGCAATCTTTTGTATGTCAATGAGCAAGAATTTCAACTGGCCAAAAAAGAGATTGAGATTTTGCTTTACCTCAGCAGCCGCAAAAAACGGGTCGTCTCCTCAGAAGAGTTGATGCAAAATATCTGGGAATTTGAAGATATGCCCAGTGATGCTACCATACGCGTATATATCAAAAATCTTAGAAATATCATCGGTAAAGATTGTATCAAAACCATAAGAGGGAGCGGCTACTACTTTGAATCATGA
- a CDS encoding sensor histidine kinase — protein sequence MNHEEKKALYSFLIIYTLSAFVLIAIIAILYYNRGIVSIQDRCSMQMRNAALWMEKELMHADMDHLTYHFKARKDGLRIGLFDAHNKKLYSNLKDNDIYFSKKAYRNYQHDYHIQKLNPPILGVAYIVVENDGIAKDRLKLITLIIATMLVSMVFVSFIGYCLSKILLRPAQSRIQKLNRFIKDSSHELNTPISALLMSASSLKHAKEMNPRVINHISVSAKLISQIYNTLSFIAFNDVDERFDEAFDLKELVQESVRFFNEIAASKGNHITVSLEKTDVFLDKTRIQKIINNLLSNAIKYSYAKSEIEVLLKDYTLCIINQGEGIKKEDQKSIFKRFERRNSNEEGGFGIGLDIVQRICKEYDIQIKVESQLKEKTTFFLTFPRP from the coding sequence TTGAATCATGAAGAGAAAAAAGCACTGTATAGTTTCTTGATTATCTATACCCTCTCTGCCTTTGTGCTGATTGCTATCATCGCGATTTTATACTACAATAGGGGTATTGTCTCCATTCAAGACCGTTGTAGTATGCAGATGCGAAATGCCGCATTATGGATGGAAAAAGAGCTCATGCATGCCGATATGGACCATCTCACGTATCACTTCAAAGCACGAAAAGATGGTTTGAGAATTGGACTATTTGATGCTCATAACAAAAAACTCTACTCCAACCTCAAAGATAATGACATCTACTTTTCAAAAAAAGCCTATCGCAATTATCAGCATGATTACCACATACAAAAGCTCAATCCCCCGATCTTGGGAGTTGCTTATATTGTGGTTGAGAATGATGGCATTGCCAAAGATCGTCTCAAGCTCATCACCCTCATCATCGCCACCATGCTCGTCTCGATGGTTTTTGTCTCTTTCATTGGATATTGCCTTAGCAAAATACTCTTACGTCCGGCGCAAAGTCGCATCCAAAAACTCAACCGTTTCATCAAAGACAGCTCCCATGAGCTCAACACCCCCATCTCTGCTCTTTTGATGAGTGCCTCATCACTCAAGCATGCCAAAGAGATGAATCCCCGCGTCATCAATCACATCTCGGTTAGCGCCAAGCTCATCTCTCAGATTTATAACACCCTCTCCTTCATCGCCTTTAATGATGTCGATGAGCGTTTTGATGAGGCTTTTGATCTCAAAGAATTGGTTCAAGAGAGTGTGCGATTTTTTAATGAAATCGCCGCGAGCAAAGGCAATCATATCACCGTCTCTTTGGAGAAGACTGATGTCTTTTTGGATAAGACAAGAATCCAAAAAATCATCAATAACCTCCTCTCTAATGCCATCAAATACAGTTATGCTAAAAGTGAAATCGAAGTCCTACTCAAAGATTATACTCTGTGTATCATCAACCAGGGAGAAGGCATCAAAAAAGAGGATCAAAAATCCATCTTCAAACGATTTGAACGTCGTAACAGTAATGAAGAAGGGGGTTTTGGAATTGGCTTAGATATCGTTCAGCGCATCTGCAAAGAGTATGATATACAAATCAAAGTTGAGTCACAACTCAAAGAGAAAACGACCTTTTTCCTCACCTTTCCACGCCCTTGA
- a CDS encoding sulfite oxidase heme-binding subunit YedZ: protein MKKKGFLALILLAPLGFLLIKLPHAIDPIKYIYTITGVTSICMLNLTLLPSLLRRWVNVMRYRRMLGLFTFFYVMLHFLNFVILDAQFDLALVVKETYEKPFVYLGMIAFAVLLLMSITSSKKLFARFHRWHRFVYMVLILVVIHAAMAQKVLSFNEYAYMFMALLLLGFRIPFKRLLQKRIKGVER, encoded by the coding sequence ATGAAAAAAAAAGGATTTTTAGCGCTTATTTTATTGGCTCCTTTGGGATTTTTACTCATCAAGCTCCCTCATGCTATTGATCCCATCAAATACATCTATACCATCACCGGGGTGACATCAATTTGTATGCTCAATCTCACGCTCTTGCCTTCGCTATTGCGTCGGTGGGTGAATGTGATGCGATATCGTAGGATGTTGGGATTGTTTACCTTTTTTTATGTGATGTTGCATTTTTTAAATTTTGTGATTTTAGATGCGCAGTTTGATTTGGCTTTGGTGGTAAAAGAGACCTATGAGAAACCCTTTGTTTATCTTGGGATGATTGCTTTTGCGGTTTTATTATTAATGAGTATCACCTCTTCAAAAAAGCTTTTTGCTCGGTTTCATCGCTGGCACCGATTTGTTTATATGGTGCTGATTTTAGTGGTCATTCATGCTGCTATGGCGCAGAAAGTATTGAGTTTTAATGAGTATGCTTATATGTTCATGGCTCTCTTATTATTAGGATTTCGGATTCCTTTTAAGCGACTTTTACAAAAAAGAATCAAGGGCGTGGAAAGGTGA
- the msrP gene encoding protein-methionine-sulfoxide reductase catalytic subunit MsrP, with protein sequence MNLLKKPSWHISDKEITPEVLFDARRHFLKLGIASTVSLSVIAEKLAAIETEKRSILAFKKTDYGKNLETNTFHQASTYNNFYEFSLDKAKPSKMAHTLKPSPWSISVSGEVEHPMTISMEEILSSYPLEERVYRFRCVEGWSMVLPWIGVPLSYVLKKVAPTSKAKYVKFTTLFDPKQFPDQASSLFGSNIPYPYVEGLRMDEAMHDLTLLGVGMYGKVLPNQNGAPIRLVVPWKYGFKSIKSIVSIELVENEPLNTWRQINAKEYGFYANVNPKVDHPRWSQASERKLGSFWKQKTLMFNGYEKEVAPLYKDMDLRKFI encoded by the coding sequence ATGAATCTATTGAAAAAACCAAGCTGGCATATTAGCGATAAAGAGATTACCCCTGAGGTTTTATTTGACGCGCGCAGGCATTTTCTAAAACTTGGTATTGCCAGTACGGTTTCACTCTCCGTAATCGCAGAAAAACTCGCTGCCATTGAGACAGAAAAAAGAAGTATTTTAGCATTTAAAAAAACAGACTATGGCAAAAATTTAGAAACCAATACCTTTCATCAAGCCAGCACCTATAATAATTTTTATGAATTTTCACTCGATAAAGCCAAACCCTCGAAGATGGCGCATACCCTAAAGCCAAGCCCTTGGAGTATTAGCGTATCGGGTGAAGTGGAGCATCCGATGACCATCAGTATGGAGGAGATCCTCTCATCATATCCCCTAGAGGAGCGCGTGTACCGATTTCGCTGTGTGGAGGGCTGGTCGATGGTATTGCCATGGATTGGTGTTCCCTTGTCTTATGTTCTCAAAAAAGTGGCACCTACCTCCAAAGCAAAATACGTTAAATTTACAACCCTTTTTGATCCCAAACAATTCCCAGACCAAGCCAGTTCACTCTTTGGTAGCAATATTCCCTATCCTTATGTAGAAGGACTACGCATGGATGAAGCGATGCATGATCTTACCCTTTTAGGCGTGGGCATGTATGGCAAAGTTTTACCCAATCAAAATGGGGCGCCGATTCGTTTGGTGGTGCCTTGGAAATATGGCTTTAAAAGTATCAAATCGATTGTGAGTATTGAATTGGTTGAAAACGAGCCACTCAACACGTGGCGCCAGATTAATGCTAAAGAGTATGGCTTTTATGCCAATGTCAATCCCAAAGTAGATCACCCAAGATGGTCTCAGGCAAGTGAGCGCAAATTGGGGAGTTTTTGGAAACAAAAGACTCTGATGTTCAATGGTTATGAAAAGGAAGTGGCACCCCTTTACAAAGATATGGATTTGCGAAAATTTATATGA